One Ostrinia nubilalis chromosome 6, ilOstNubi1.1, whole genome shotgun sequence genomic region harbors:
- the LOC135072419 gene encoding RNA-binding protein 42, protein MEDSSKYQQMQDEMSRFEAEISGTDLPMAPRAVIGAGTFGAVQQQLERAVPPPPPPPSLMPGFDPALAARMMYPTVPPPPPPPTMMVPASVQRLRPPMGAEGFPGPIPFLRPGLPGPQLIPPPPKPQPIVLSAAPKLYKQPKEDEEKKEKHESKKRKRSPPPPPQRAPTPPPPEPAPAPPPPPVISVPEPGVPKPKKEKKNRKVVRTAGGQVWEDVTLLDWPDDDFRMFCGDLGNDVTDELLIRTFSKYTSFQRAKVIRDKRTNKSKGFGFVSFKDPGDFIKAMKEMDGRYVGSRPIKLRKSTWKNRALDVVRKKEKEKQALLSLLLSGNKS, encoded by the exons ATGGAAGACTCTTCGAAATACCAGCAGATGCAAGATGAAATGTCCAG GTTCGAAGCAGAGATATCGGGCACTGATCTCCCGATGGCGCCGCGGGCGGTGATCGGCGCGGGCACGTTCGGCGCAGTGCAACAACAGTTGGAGCGCGcggtgccgccgccgccgccgccgcccagcCTGATGCCGGGGTTCGATCCGGCGTTGGCGGCGCGCATGATGTACCCTACTGtaccgccaccgccaccgccgccgaCTATGATGGTGCCGGCGTCG GTCCAAAGACTCCGGCCGCCAATGGGCGCTGAGGGCTTCCCCGGCCCCATACCGTTCCTCCGCCCAGGGCTACCGGGCCCGCAGCTGATCCCGCCGCCGCCGAAGCCCCAGCCTATCGTGCTGTCCGCTGCGCCCAAACTGTACAAACAGCCCAAGGAAGATGAAGAGAAAAAGGAGAAACATGAGAGCAAAAAGAGg AagcgctcgccgccgccgccgccacagcgcgcgccgacgccgccgccgcctgagcctgcgcccgcgccgccgccgccgcccgtcATCTCCGTGCCCGAGCCCGGCGTCCCCAAGCCCAAAAAGGAGAAGAAGAACAGAAAG GTGGTCCGAACCGCCGGCGGCCAAGTCTGGGAGGACGTGACGCTGCTCGACTGGCCTGACGACGACTTCCGCATGTTCTGCGGAGACCTCGGCAATGACGTCACCGACGAGCTCCTCATCCGGACCTTCAGCAAGTATACCTCCTTCCAGCGCGCCAAAGTCATCCGAGACAAGCGCACAAACAAGAGCAAAGGCTTCGGCTTCGTCAGCTTCAAAGACCCCGGAGACTTCATTAAAGCAATGAAGGAAATGGACGGAAGATACGTCGGCAGCAGACCGATCAAACTAAGAAAGAGCACGTGGAAGAATAGAGCTTTAGATGTTGTCAGAAAAAAGGAGAAAGAAAAGCAAGCGCTACTCTCTCTGCTGCTCTCGGGAAATAAGAGCTGA